The genomic interval acattttttttacaaaatttttttcCTAAAAATATGAATTTCCATGATTTaataatcatattttttttaatttaatttaaaaataagtttaacattttgaaaatttttaaaaagttttcttaaaagTTAAGAGATGTATATGAATATATAGAAAAAATTTCATGAAAAATTTATTAGTATTTTAGCATAAACAAATTATTTTGACAGAAATATAgtttttgaaagttaaattttaaaattttattttattccaaTAAATCtctcaaatttttctaagtattgaaAACATAATGAACCACTAATGaagaattaaatttttcaaaaataagttttcaatacatttttgttttaaaaataactCTCTCGCCAGTGTGAATAACATCTGCCTTAAGCTCCTTgatattttgaagaaacttcacaTCTTTTGGGCCAAAAACACAAGTTTTCAGTATCTACAACATttgcaattgaaaaaaaaaaaaatcttcctaCCTGGAAACATGAAACACACCATCGAGTGTAATCGAATCTTTTATGCTTTTGGTTGATGACAATAGTACCTTTATTCTCCACATGATGAACTGTGTTATCTGCTGTTAGAATGGCAACACAACCATTGTATTCTTGAAGGCTGGAAAATTTAGATTTATCTCCAGTAAGAAAATGCCCATAACCAGAATCTATAATACAGTCATTCTCAAAATTTTTGATAGTCATGACACCTATACTTTGTGTTTCTGTCATAAAGCACTTTCTTCAATCTTCTTCCTTTTCAATTTTTTCTGATTCAGCAACATTACCTTCATTTAACTTGGTTCGGCAAAATTTCTTAATATGCCCTATTTTACCGCATCTGTAGCATTTAAAAATCTTCTTTTCTGTGATATTATAAGTCTTCTTCCTCTTTACATGGAGTTGAGTTGCGTTGATATCCTTTTCCCTTAAAGCTTTTCTTTATTGCTACAAGAGCACTTCCATCTTCTTTGATAGAAATACTAGCCATTTGCTTAGCTAGTGACACTTGTGATGATAGAAGCTTCTCTAACTCCTCCAAAGACGATTGTTGAGCCCACCCTTGTATTGATGTAATAAAGGGAATAGATTCTGACTTCAATCCTCGAATGATATTTCCCCATATACGACCTTAAGAAATTGTTTCTtctggatttaaaagagaattttccAAACATACATTTTTAATCCTCATAAAATACTCTGATATAGAAAGATTGCCTTGTATAGTATTTGTAAGGTCATTCTCCAAAATTTGTTGAATAATCGATCAAGAGTTTGCTAGATTTCATGagctgatcaaaatatgataAAAACAGGCCAAGAGATACTTTTCTGTTTAGAATAAACTCAGCCTTTGCATTTTGTTGCTTTCACTTTTTGAAATTCTCAGCATTTGCTGGTATATTGTCTGGATCAACAATGTTTCCTCCATcgataatatattataaatcttCATCAAGAAAATAAGACTCCATACCAAGTATCTAAACATATAAAAATTAGAATCATATAAAAATTAGAATCATCGTTAAAAAAAATATGGAGAAAGACAACTAAAAAAGTAAATTGCTTTAGAAATGAAGACCACAAAAAATAGaaacagaaaagaaaacttaagacTTAATCTCTTAGATTATAAATGCTTAGGGTTCATCCCTTTAAATATTAATCTAGCCTTACTTCTTTAATGAAGTAATCAACCATTGAaaacataaattataaaaagACTAAAACCATTAAATCCAACTACAGTTTCAAATAGATCTCCTGTTCTTCCAGGATGATATAGTTCCAAGTTCAGTTTCCAACGAAAAGTAAAGAATATGGTTCCGAGAATTGTTTTAATTTCCAACACCCCGTGGTTGAGTCACATGGGGGATTCGCTGCTGAGTCAGTAGAGAAACACGAACAACCAAATCCTATGAGTTGATGAGAAGAGCAAGGTACTTAAGTAGTCGAGCAAAGATGCTCGAGTTGCTGAGCATTTCACTTTGCTTAAATTTGTTAGCGTGGCAGGGGAATCATTTTTCCCGATGTCCAGAGGTGTGTTCATTAAGGTTCACAAGCGAGTTCAATTATTTTCACCATTTTTCCCTGATCCATCCCACTATTTTAGAAGATAGCATTCTGAAACCTTTTTGCTTTAGCGGAAAGGCCTTGGCTTCCCTTTCATTCTTATCAGGTCAGAGTAAACAAAAATGGAAGACACCTCAAAATCTGGCTTTCCACGAAGAAAGTTTCATTCATCGTAATAAACATAAACCTAAGTGAATGACCAACTAATCAGAAAAAACATGCCTTCAGTGAGTCATAAAAGTACCCTACTAATAATTAATCCCACTAATACCTGAGCAGTTCTGCGACTGCTGCAAACCACCATTTGCTTTCCCAATGTTGCTAATAATATAGTTCCCTCGACCTTTCTGTCTATTGCTGGCCAAGACTCCAGAGCTACGGCTTAACAGCTTTAACTCTCTATCCACCATTATCTGCACAAATCACGTGCAACACACCATGTGTAGGCTGACTACTAATCTTTTCCACGAGCAAGCAAAGTGCCTGCTGCGCATGTGATTGAGACGGTGCTTCCTCGCAGGGCTAAGAACATGATCTGACCAGGCCGAGGTAGTAGAGATTCCTCTTCACGAGGTTCCCTAAATTGAAAGCACCGACCGCCTCGGCCGCTGGTGGCTGCCGGCCGCACGACCACGGCGCCTTTTGCTCGTTCAATGTGAGGTGCTCTTCGCCGATCTTCTCGATGACGGCGTGGATGGCGCAGCAGTCCGGCAGCTGCCCGCCGGTGTCGGTGACGCAGAATTCGTTCTTCGCCTCGCCGTCCCTAGTCGTGATCTCCGCCCGCCTTACGGAGAGCCCGTTCTCGCGGAAGATGCGAGTTACTTCGGCGAGCAAGCCCCGCCTGTCCGGCATGGACAGGGCTAGCCAGACTCCCTGTTTGATTTGGGCGGAGATCTATCAGCGGAGAAGACCAAGGCTGTTTGTTATGTGAATGTTGGAGAAAGGATAGCGAAGAAGGTTACCTCGGAGGCTCTGCGCTCGATGCCAGCTTGGACGCATTGGATTACTCGTAGCCGCTCAGCTTCGGAGCTTATTGGACCGCCGTCTATGTGACGAATGTAGAATTCCTTCCATTGACGACAAAAATCGAGTTAGCAACTAGGAGTTGGGTCAAGGGATGGGTGTTTGTGGGGAACAGAGGTTCAATTGATGTCCCTTTACCTGATAGGCTCGATCGGAGTCGACGCCGAGAGTGCCGTGGAAGACGACATAATCCATGTCGGTGATCGTGCAGACAACGTCGAACAGGAGCTTGGGGCGGTCGCAGCATTGAACATTGACCACTGAGTAGCCGCGTTCTTCACAGTTTTGAACAGAGACTGACGGCTTTGACTGCGAGGAAGCGCAGGTTGCTTGGTAGCCGGTACTGGATACGCGCTCGTAGTCGCGGTCCGCGAACATGAGTTGGTGAAGGCGGCGGTCAGAGTGGGTTAGGGTGGGGGAGGAGACGGTGGTCTTAGCGCTGCGGACGTCGTGGTCGCCGCGCAGAACGTGGCGGAGTCGGGATTCAATCCG from Zingiber officinale cultivar Zhangliang chromosome 6B, Zo_v1.1, whole genome shotgun sequence carries:
- the LOC121992701 gene encoding ACT domain-containing protein ACR8-like isoform X2, producing the protein MELRDEYQKLVHVMMNTPRVAIDNAVSPTATVVKVNSARKRGMLLEAVQVLTDLDLSIQKGYISSDGCWFMDVFHVTDESGHKLLDPELLSRIERTLGGETLLATDGADCQYGSGLAGLTAMELTGTDRPGLLSEVFAVLRDLECNVVEAKVWTHNARIASLIFVKDLHSGSPIEDGHRVHRIESRLRHVLRGDHDVRSAKTTVSSPTLTHSDRRLHQLMFADRDYERVSSTGYQATCASSQSKPSVSVQNCEERGYSVVNVQCCDRPKLLFDVVCTITDMDYVVFHGTLGVDSDRAYQEFYIRHIDGGPISSEAERLRVIQCVQAGIERRASEGVWLALSMPDRRGLLAEVTRIFRENGLSVRRAEITTRDGEAKNEFCVTDTGGQLPDCCAIHAVIEKIGEEHLTLNEQKAPWSCGRQPPAAEAVGAFNLGNLVKRNLYYLGLVRSCS
- the LOC121992701 gene encoding ACT domain-containing protein ACR8-like isoform X1, whose amino-acid sequence is MELRDEYQKLVHVMMNTPRVAIDNAVSPTATVVKVNSARKRGMLLEAVQVLTDLDLSIQKGYISSDGCWFMDVFHVTDESGHKLLDPELLSRIERTLGGETLLATDGADCQYGSGLAGLTAMELTGTDRPGLLSEVFAVLRDLECNVVEAKVWTHNARIASLIFVKDLHSGSPIEDGHRVHRIESRLRHVLRGDHDVRSAKTTVSSPTLTHSDRRLHQLMFADRDYERVSSTGYQATCASSQSKPSVSVQNCEERGYSVVNVQCCDRPKLLFDVVCTITDMDYVVFHGTLGVDSDRAYQEFYIRHIDGGPISSEAERLRVIQCVQAGIERRASEISAQIKQGVWLALSMPDRRGLLAEVTRIFRENGLSVRRAEITTRDGEAKNEFCVTDTGGQLPDCCAIHAVIEKIGEEHLTLNEQKAPWSCGRQPPAAEAVGAFNLGNLVKRNLYYLGLVRSCS